The Athene noctua chromosome 16, bAthNoc1.hap1.1, whole genome shotgun sequence genomic interval aCTTGGCCTCTTTTCCATCTATTTTACCTGGGATTTTCCTTCCACACACCAGCTCCTCCATAACAGCCTCCTTGTTGCTTCAGCAGCAACCCAATCCTGGATCAGAGAGAGATGATCCACTCACCTTGGGGAGGGACTGGCTGGCATGGAAGGCCACAGCACAGGTCAGGATTTACAGACCCACAGCTGCCTCTGGAGCAATAACTGACAAACAGTTTCTCAGCCCAGGACAGGTGGCTTAAGTGGTCCAGTCCACTTAAAGGAAGAAAGCCACTGCTCAGTAGTGTGAGGAGTCACCCTGTCTACTGGGGGGGGGAAGCAGTTGGACATAGCTAGCAGAGACACCTCGACAAAAAAGTGACCAGTTACAGGGACATGTCTGTTGATATGAGTGACGGTACATACCTCAACCGTAAATACAACCACAGAGTGAATACAATTCTGCCAAGTAGCACAAGACACTCAGGGAAAAACATAATCAGTGTCCCACTTTCCTCGCCAGGGGAACAGTCATTTAGAAGGAAATCCACCAAACAGCAAAAGTAAAGAGCTCTGTTCCAGCCAGTTAGTGTATTAGTCCCAATTTCCTTAAACTATGAGCAAAAGGACAGTACCAatcctttttaagaaaaaaaacaagccaaccAAAACCCACCCACGAACATAAACCCCATTCAGTTAAAATCTGGCTTCTCAAAGCCTTTATAAAACCTAGATGCCCTCTTCAGTTGGTGCATAAGAAAATCCTAAAAATGCATCTGAGGCactggagctgctggctgctgggtCAGGCGTGTGGGTGATGGAAGTGGAAATCGCTTCTTGGGTGAACTCTGGATCAAAGTGTCGCAGATCAGCTGGACCGGCCTAAGCCAAGGAGCAGACACACACAGTCATTTTGAGTGATGAGACCTAAACCAACCGCTTGTGTTGGAACAGTCTAACACAGCTGCTCTTCCAAAAGCATTGTCACCACTGCATGTGCAGTTCCTAACCTGCACTTCAGCACCCCTCAGTGTCAGCATAAGACATCTGGAGGGGATTCCTTTTGTACCACTATATAACAGATACCAGACACTTACCACATTGGGGTTAAACGGAGGAGTAATCCTCTTGTGGTACAAGTCATCCCAGTTTATTGGGCTGAAGAATACATGGTTCTTTATCTCAAGCTGCATAGAAAGCAGGGGGAAAAAGTCAGTCTTCTGCCAACCCTCCTTTTCCAGCACCTGCCAGTTGGTTTCATAACATTAAGTGGTTGAAGCAAGACTTGGAGCTACCACATATCCATGTAGGGGCCACGTAGCAAATCCCTTGAAGGGAGATGACACCATCACACACTGGTGCCCTAGCTTGCCACCACACCTTGCATCATAGTGTTCCCTTTGGAAATCCAAGTCAACCCCATATGCCCCTTTTAGGGGGCTGGAGAGACATCAGCATGCAGGGAAAGGCAGTGCTGTTATAAAAGAAAGGCTCAGAATAGAAAAGCTTCCTATTTGTCCTCTCTCCTGATCCTAATGGAGGCAACCTACAAAGTCTGTCTTGGCacccagcctcctcttctcatCCTTGTGGAGAAGTCCCTGGAGTATGTCACAAGCTGCCACAGTCTTGCTTCCTTGGATCTGGAGTGGCTTGTGCAGAATGTTGTCATACATCTGAGACACATCTCGGCTGTAAAAAGGAGGCTAATTTGAAAGAGAGGAGAAACAGCCAGGTAAAACATGAGCTACCATAAAGGAACCACACATCACAGGACAAAATGAGTCCTGCAGTGAGTAGATGAGGGAGACCTGCCATATCTCAGATTTTTCTATTCAAAGGGCAATGGTATGATTGAAACAGGTCATCGAATTCAGGATTCAGTTGTCTGTGTCAGGTACCATCTGAACACCAGACCAACCTTCCATAacaactttcaaaaataaattcttcactaTGTAGCAGAAAACCCACAGCTTCCAAACGTACCAGTCCAAACAGCATCTCATAGAGGACAGCTCCCAGGCACCACCAGTCTACTGTCCTGTCATACGGCTGCTTCTTTAGCACCTCAGGTGCCAGGTACTGGGAAGAGTCAGAAATAAATATCTAAGTTGAATTATAAAAGAAGGGCTTTGTCCTCATAAGTACACAGACCTGGCTGCAGTTCAAACTGAGTAAATGCATTAGGAAGCACACAGATATATTTCCTACTGTGCTTTGCTAGACTGTCCACTTCATTCAGAGCAGTGAGTTTGAAATACACCCACTAAAACCCCTGCAGTGTTTTTCTGGGCTACAGAAGGTTCTCTTCCTATAGAGGGTTTGTACAAATATTTTCTACCCACCACAATTCAACCAGCAAATGTGTCCTGCACTGACACATTATTAAACCCCAAGAGGCTTCTGTGGTTTTGAAAAAGCTGCAGTTTTGAGTCCCAATAAGCCTGTCCAAAGCAGCAAAACTACTAATAACCACCAACAAGGAGGAACAGGGAAGAATTCAAGCGGCCTGCAGAACAAGCAGCGCATCAAGTCTGGTCTCAAACAGGATTATCTCTGTGTACTATCAGGCTTCCTATCTAgggcaggaaaaaaccccacaacatacATCAAAAACACAAAACTCAAACGTTCCTGCTTGATTTGTGCTGTACTACTGCATAAGTGGATCCCCACTGAAAGCTGAGGGCTACCACCAGAAAATTCCTGCCTACTTCTGCTGAGCTTGAATACTGAAAGGTAACTTGTTTACAGACCCATCTTCTAGCTCTgaggaggagcagcaggacaGGTGTAATACCTAGGCCAAAGTGCTACCAAAATCTCAAGTTCAacaagaagcagggaaaaaagccGCCAAGAAGCCAAACTGGAGATAGGTTTTAGCAAAACCTAGTTGAAGTGCAGCGCAGAAAAGGCATTTCCTCCCCTCTGAGCAGTGTTCACCCTGCAGAGGTGAGCCTGgtcctctcctctgcaaagggTGTTTTACAGGTCCTGCATACCAAGGACACACGGAAGAGCACAGCCAGGTCCTGTGTATGTCAGTACCAGCAGGCTCCCTATTCTGCAGCTCCAGGGTATCAGAGCAGGTAAACAACCTGCTCACAGGCTCCCAGGGTCAAGGTTGTCTCCACAGCCTCCTGGAACAGCCCCAGTTTCACAAGACAGGCCATTTCCAAGTGCAGGGATCCCTGCATTTGTACAGCAAATAGCATATAACAAATAGATAGTACAGCAAATTTAGAGTACTAATCATCTGTTACAGGTAAAACTGTCTCTGCTGAGTAAAGAAGGAGTTTACATAAGGCCAACTTCAAGTTGACAACCTCAAAGAGCCCAAGTTGGTCTAATTCAGTCCATATTTTGAGATGCTGAGCATCCACACAAGTGTGAGACTCAGAGCAGCAAGTCTCTGAAGGCTTTCAGCCCCTGGGTCACAGTGAAACCCCAGTGCACACTGTACCTCAGGAGTTCCACAAAAAGTAGAAGTTGTCTCCTCTTGCTCCATTCCTTCTTTGCAGAGTCCAAAGTCTGTCAAAACTATGTGTCCCTAGTGAAAAGAGAGACATTTCAGCTTGGCCAGCTCTTTCTAAAGAAGAGACAGGATTTCCAAGCATTAGCCTTCACACTGCATCTCAGGTATGTTTTAGTTCCCCACTGCTCATCTGCTTCCCCTCATCTTCTGGGCATCCTATAATACAAGTAGAGGAGCCTATAGAGAAAGTAGAGTctagtttgcattttattttgtttacaacTGCATAGCTATGAAAAGATCCAACACTGCTGTGTTTTGCCCTGCTTTATCCCAGAGCCAGTTTATGTAGTGGTGACACCAGAGTAGCAGCAGTGGTGCTTGCTTTTAGCACCCCTGAGCCTTGCCCACAAAGTCAGGtcccagctggggtgggggggggggggggcaagtgtGCAGTTCTGAAGAGGACAGGCTCACTCCTTCTTGCAGGATTTGCACAGAAATGCAGTGATGCATAAATGCAAAAATCTGTGCAATGAAGTGAGCTTGTGGAACCATAGCCCTCTGATATGGCTGTGATGCTTTTAAAGCCAGAAGAAAGGCAGCACAAGCTGTGAATGTACCTGGCAATCCAGGAGAATGTTCTCAGGCTTTAAGTCCCTGCAAGACAAAGAGTGATGTTGGAGCAGATTTGGCCAGATATTAGGAAAGCTGGATCTGAAACAGCATCAGCTAATAGGATCTAACAAAACTTTCCAATCCAGTTCACTGAGGCCTTCCCAAAGTGCAGATTCCCACCACTGTTGCATATGAGCATACACACATGCAAACAGACAGACTGCTGTAGTACAGGATCAGGTGTTAGCCTGCATTTCCCTGCATATCTATGCATAAACGGTTACTGAGAGACAATTTCTTAGAGCCAGGTGTATTTTAAATCTTCACACTTAACcattctctccccttcccactaTCAGGCTGGGAGTATTTACTGTGCATCAGATCCCATGCAGAGAGCACCCCTCTTGCAGGACAGAGTGCCAGCAGCAAGCACTCTCTTGTCTGAGGTGGGAGATTCTTCAGCTACTCCAGCCCTGCAGAGGCCCCAGTGAAGCCCTTTTCCTCCCCAGCACTGTACACAGCCTGGCTGGGCAGATTCGGtgcccctgctctgcccagcaggaCATGTGCCTTACCTGTAAATGATGTTTAAGGAATGCAGGTACCCAATTGCACTAGCAACTTCCGCAGCATAGAATCGGGCCCGAGGTTCACGGAAACAGCGCTCCCTTTGCAAGTGGAAGAAGAGCTACAGGCAGATGAGAGGGTTGATCATTTCTTCTCTAAAAAACTGAAGGATATCTGGAGCAAGCCCCAAAGCCTGATGTGCAGCAAGTAGCACATGAAATAAGCCCAAAACAAGAGACTTTAAGCAATCTAAACACCTTCCTAGAAATTGCTTCATTTGTCCTCCTCTTACGTTACCATCTCACTTGAGAATTCATGCCACAAAAAATGGTCATCAGCTGATCTAGTTAAGCTTCCTACAATCCACAGGCTGATTATAGTGGTAGTAGAGCCATGAGAAGTGCAAAGAGCTGATCCCCAATATGAATATGAATTCCATTTGGGAAAGACATCCATGTTAACAATGTCTCCCAGCCAGTTTCAGATAGCACAGAGAAAGACAGCTAAAAAAAGAGGCAAGCTTCtacaggacagaaaaagaaatctagCACACTGCAATGGCATCACCCAAGCACTAGACTAGGAGCTGGCCTACAAGTGGGTTTTGCCTACAGCTCAAAATCAGTATTTCCCATATTCTCCATAGGATTTTAAGACACCCCTAGCACACACTTTTCTCAGCATCCTTGCCTTGGGAATCATCTGACTAGGGTCATAGCCAGCAAGATCTTCACTCCTCTTGCCAGCAGTCAAAGTAACAGATTTCACTTCAACGTCATTACCTTCTGACAAGAAAGAGCTTTAGGCAATAAAGCAGCATGTTTGGGAAGGACCAAACAGAGGATTAAAATAAAGCCTGTAAGTGTACTCACCTCTCCTCCATTTACATAGTCAAGCACAAAGTAAAGCTTCTCCGAGGTCTGGAAGGAGTAATGGAGTCCCACAAGGAAGGGATGCTTGACATTCTTCAGGAGCACATTGCGTTCTGCCATGATGTGGTTTTGCTACCAAAAAGCAGGCAAGAAGAGTTTCAGGCAAGGGTCCAGTCCAGTCTGTGATAGGGTCTCactgctgttttaaaaacagGTGGAAGCTGGGAGCCCAAAAGGGTCATCTCCAGCCCCAAGAAGGGAACCACTCTCTATCTGACCTGATTCATCTCAGTTCTTCTCCACATTCCCATGGCACAAAGAAATCCATGTTTAACATGCAAGTTGTCTACATGAATGCCAGCCACAAGACACCTCCATTGTATTACCAGGACCACTATTTGCAGAAGTAGCCAAGGAGAGTAAACATACCTCCTTTTTCTTTAGGATTGTTTTCTTATGCAAGACTTTCACTGCATAAAAAGTCCCATCACACTTGCGTTTGGCCAGGAGAACCTGCAACAGAAGGTCCTGGTCACAGGTTTCAGTCTCACCTTCTGCCATTCAGTTAGTGTTTCCTCATTAGTTTGATACTCTTGTGAGTGATTACACACTAAGTACAGCTTCAGATATAAATTTCTAAATATCAAGCTCCCACCCTCTGACTTTCCAACACTTTCTtatggccagaaaaaaaaagcacaccgACATCACATACATTTCTTACACACCCAACAGAAAATTCTGGAGCATTTGGGGACAGTCCCACTTAAAGTGGATCCTTGCTATCTCACAATGTACAGATTTGTCTGACGATCTTTTGCTAGCTGAACAAATCTGACACTTTGAATCAAGTAGTGCTCCTCACCATTACCACCCTGAGCATAAAACACCTCACACTTCTGCCCTTAAAGAAGTTGCAGGACAGCTCAAACTATGAATAGGCTGTGAAAACCCCTCTCTCAGGTCTCATCTGGTCTCAGAAACTCCTTCAGGAAGTCTCTTTCCAAGCTGCCTCTAAAGAGCTACAGCCCACCTGTACAAATCCACTTACTTTTCCAAAACTTCCTTTGCCAATAACCTTCAGGAAGTCAAAGTCTGTTGGCTTGGCACTGTTGGGCAAGAATGAAACAAGTTAATGTTTCTGGGAGAGGGAAATATGCAGCAGCAACACTACCATCAAAGCAGAGATCCTTCTTGGAAACAGGAGTGTTTGTGAAAGGGATTAAAGGGCACTGGACGGGTGACCCTTGCTCCCAGCCAGTTTGGGATTTGCACTGTGTATGCCAGTGCACCCAGCAGAGGATGAGCAATCCCTCAGCAGCCCACCTGTTGAACACAGCCACAGGTGAAAGCACCTGTCAGGACCAAGCGGCACCTTTACGGGCAACACAGTTTATCCTCACTTCTAGAGAATGATACCCAGGGAGTCCACAGTGATGAGGAATATCTTCCCTTACCACCTCTCAAGAGAGAGGGGACAAAAGGCTGCAAACATGGGCAGGAGAGGATGATTATGATAACAAAGACCACCTGTAGTTGAAAGTCTTGAAAGCTGGTACATTGGTGATACACACAGTATTAAAGGCCAAGTAACATAATTGTTAGGACTTTTGCAGACACCACCCACATGAGACAGACCAGCTGCATTCCCCTGACAGATCTCTTAACTGCAATGCTCCACACCCTACCTGGCTTTAGCAGAGAGCTTACTTTGGGTTAGCAGAAGGTCCAAGGTTGATGTTATCAGTTGGTgttggaagctggagaggagaacAGTAATATTAGTCACAAGGACCATGCTGCAGATTGCACTTTTCTCAGTACAGCATCTCTTGCACAGAGCCACTGATAAACACCCATCAGCAAGAAACTTAAGCAAACTTAAGTGATGGGGAAAGGGAGAACAGGGCTATGCAGTATCATGCCCAAGCTGGAGGCCACACTACAGTCCATGCTCAAGTCCTCATATCATACTTGCACATAAAAAAATACTAAGCAACTGCTTGGTTCCTGACTTGAGGCTTTCAAAACCTGCTGTGTTGTCACAGAGGAAGGGCACTGCATGTCTCACCACAGCACCAAGACAACAAGGCACTCCCCACTGCTGTGCTAGGCAAGAAGCCCTGAGCACAGCTCAGAGGTACACTCCTGTGGCATCTTCCCCAAACCCTGCAGCCCTCTGCCTACTCCCGTTAAGCCCCAAAACTGCCAGGTCTGGAGCCTCAAAAGTACTCTTATGCACACCCAGCACCACAGAGGTGCAGCCTCCCTCTTCCCAGTGAGAAGAAGGTACATACACAAGTGTTCCTCTTCTTCCTGCACACCAGGAATCTTCCTCTCTCCAGATGATGGTAACATTATGCCTTGTTCAAAAGGCTATATAGGGCTTCCACTCTCCTTTTTCTCCACCCAGCACCACCCACAGGGCCAAGGCAGCAGTAAGACTCCTAGTAGACTAAAGCAGGCTCTCCTCCTTGCTTTTCTCCTACAGGCACcagcccctctccatcccagagGTAAGG includes:
- the SGK2 gene encoding serine/threonine-protein kinase Sgk2 isoform X1, which translates into the protein MNCCRKQSYSPLSFRKEPWASALPEQSGAGWASTRMESVGREGSLCLVPVGCFPCFRTEPPLVDVLPELIKHSRERIGQTIKASGSRICSYAERVAFLMDRSRSPDKSTQLPTPTDNINLGPSANPNAKPTDFDFLKVIGKGSFGKVLLAKRKCDGTFYAVKVLHKKTILKKKEQNHIMAERNVLLKNVKHPFLVGLHYSFQTSEKLYFVLDYVNGGELFFHLQRERCFREPRARFYAAEVASAIGYLHSLNIIYRDLKPENILLDCQGHIVLTDFGLCKEGMEQEETTSTFCGTPEYLAPEVLKKQPYDRTVDWWCLGAVLYEMLFGLPPFYSRDVSQMYDNILHKPLQIQGSKTVAACDILQGLLHKDEKRRLGAKTDFLEIKNHVFFSPINWDDLYHKRITPPFNPNVAGPADLRHFDPEFTQEAISTSITHTPDPAASSSSASDAFLGFSYAPTEEGI
- the SGK2 gene encoding serine/threonine-protein kinase Sgk2 isoform X2 — translated: MHMAWMEPSSTALGKTKELIKHSRERIGQTIKASGSRICSYAERVAFLMDRSRSPDKSTQLPTPTDNINLGPSANPNAKPTDFDFLKVIGKGSFGKVLLAKRKCDGTFYAVKVLHKKTILKKKEQNHIMAERNVLLKNVKHPFLVGLHYSFQTSEKLYFVLDYVNGGELFFHLQRERCFREPRARFYAAEVASAIGYLHSLNIIYRDLKPENILLDCQGHIVLTDFGLCKEGMEQEETTSTFCGTPEYLAPEVLKKQPYDRTVDWWCLGAVLYEMLFGLPPFYSRDVSQMYDNILHKPLQIQGSKTVAACDILQGLLHKDEKRRLGAKTDFLEIKNHVFFSPINWDDLYHKRITPPFNPNVAGPADLRHFDPEFTQEAISTSITHTPDPAASSSSASDAFLGFSYAPTEEGI
- the SGK2 gene encoding serine/threonine-protein kinase Sgk2 isoform X3, yielding MDRSRSPDKSTQLPTPTDNINLGPSANPNAKPTDFDFLKVIGKGSFGKVLLAKRKCDGTFYAVKVLHKKTILKKKEQNHIMAERNVLLKNVKHPFLVGLHYSFQTSEKLYFVLDYVNGGELFFHLQRERCFREPRARFYAAEVASAIGYLHSLNIIYRDLKPENILLDCQGHIVLTDFGLCKEGMEQEETTSTFCGTPEYLAPEVLKKQPYDRTVDWWCLGAVLYEMLFGLPPFYSRDVSQMYDNILHKPLQIQGSKTVAACDILQGLLHKDEKRRLGAKTDFLEIKNHVFFSPINWDDLYHKRITPPFNPNVAGPADLRHFDPEFTQEAISTSITHTPDPAASSSSASDAFLGFSYAPTEEGI